In Myxococcus xanthus, the DNA window TCAGTGCGCGATGCGGCTCACGCCCAGCGCACCACCAGCTTGCCCACCGAGTCATTGCCGGCCATGCGCTCCAGCGCCTGCCGGATGTCCGCGCGCGGCACCACCGCGTCTATCACGGGCCGCAGCGCCCCTGTGCGGAACAGCGGCAACAGATGCCGCTCCGCGCTCTGCGCCAGCGCGATCTTCTCTTCCAGCGGACGGCTGCGCAGCACGGTGCCGGTGATGCGCAGCCGCTTCGTCAGCACCGTGCCCAGGTTCACCTCGGTGGCCGCGCCCGCCACCAGCCCCACCAGCATCAGCCGCCCCCGGGGCGCCAGGGCGTTCAGCGTCTCCGGCACGTAGCCGCCGCCCACCAGGTCCAGGCACAGGTCCGCGCCCCGGCCGCCTGTCTCCTCGCGCACCGCGTCGGCGAAGCGCGGCGGCCTGGTGTCACACAGGACCGTGCGCGCCACGCCCCAGGCGGCCGCGCGGGCCAGCTTCGCCGCGTTGCGGCCCGTGCCCACCACGCGCGCGCCCATGGCCTGGCAGATGAGCGCCGCCGCCGAGCCCACGCCACTGGCCACCGCGTGGACGAGCACCGTCTCGCCGGGCTTGAGCTCGCCCTGGAGCACCAGCGCGTCGAACGCGGTGAGGTACGCCTCCGGAATGGCCGCCGCGTCGGTGAAGTCCATGCCGTCGGGGATGGGCATCGCCTCTCGCTCGTGGGTGACGAGCAGGTCCGACCACGCGCCCCCGCCCACCAGTCCCATGACGCGGTCGCCGGGCTGGAAGCGCCGTGCGCGCGGGCCCACGGCCACCACCTCGCCCGCGTACTCCAGGCCTGGAATGTCCGGTGCGACGTCCGGCGGCGCGGGGTAGTGGCCACGAAGCTGCAGAAGGTCCGCTCGGTTGAGCGCGGACGCCCGCACCCGGACCAGAATCTCCCCTGGGCCTGGGACGGGCTCGGGGCGTTCTTCCTCGGCGAGGACCTCGGGGCCTCCCGGACGGGTGATGCGAAGGACCTTCATGGCAGGCGCCTCCTATGGAAAGGCGAGCACGAAACATCCTGGCTCGCGAGAGCGTCAACGCTTATCTAGAACACCGTCCACCATGAGCACCCTGACGTGTCCCATCTGCCAGAAGCCCGTTCCCCCGCGCGG includes these proteins:
- a CDS encoding NAD(P)H-quinone oxidoreductase — encoded protein: MKVLRITRPGGPEVLAEEERPEPVPGPGEILVRVRASALNRADLLQLRGHYPAPPDVAPDIPGLEYAGEVVAVGPRARRFQPGDRVMGLVGGGAWSDLLVTHEREAMPIPDGMDFTDAAAIPEAYLTAFDALVLQGELKPGETVLVHAVASGVGSAAALICQAMGARVVGTGRNAAKLARAAAWGVARTVLCDTRPPRFADAVREETGGRGADLCLDLVGGGYVPETLNALAPRGRLMLVGLVAGAATEVNLGTVLTKRLRITGTVLRSRPLEEKIALAQSAERHLLPLFRTGALRPVIDAVVPRADIRQALERMAGNDSVGKLVVRWA